The following proteins are co-located in the Spirochaetota bacterium genome:
- a CDS encoding rhomboid family intramembrane serine protease has product MNVRIGGPITPVVKSLLIINAGVFLFQQFAGMLAPGMLEHLFGLNHQGLVHDFRFWQTATYMFLHGGWLHILFNLLGLWMFAGDIETLWGSRLFLRYYLFCGICAGLFIAAMNYFVVVKYGVNPFAPYAPTTIGASGAIYGILLAYGLTWPNREVLLYFLIPVKMKYLVLFFGVVEFFGTLSSAKGMGGNISHIGHLGGLVSGLVFILIRSRTVSGRRVTGSSGATLWATLMKKRRLRKKQKEINERIEAKLIIGTLLEKIARGGMGSLSKGERRRLDWARRHYYPDDRETMH; this is encoded by the coding sequence ATGAACGTTCGTATCGGCGGGCCGATAACCCCGGTGGTTAAAAGCCTCCTGATTATCAACGCCGGGGTGTTTCTCTTCCAGCAGTTCGCGGGCATGCTCGCGCCGGGCATGCTCGAGCACCTTTTCGGTCTCAACCACCAGGGACTTGTGCACGATTTCCGGTTCTGGCAGACCGCGACCTACATGTTCCTGCATGGAGGCTGGCTCCATATCCTTTTCAACCTCCTTGGGCTCTGGATGTTCGCCGGCGACATCGAAACGCTGTGGGGGAGCAGGCTCTTTCTGCGCTATTATCTCTTCTGTGGTATCTGCGCGGGATTGTTTATCGCGGCCATGAACTACTTCGTAGTCGTCAAATACGGGGTCAACCCGTTTGCGCCCTATGCCCCCACGACGATCGGGGCATCGGGGGCGATCTATGGCATCCTGCTCGCCTACGGGCTCACTTGGCCCAACCGGGAAGTGTTGCTCTATTTTCTCATCCCGGTAAAGATGAAGTACCTGGTGCTCTTTTTCGGCGTCGTCGAGTTCTTCGGGACCCTCTCCAGCGCGAAGGGAATGGGGGGCAACATAAGCCATATCGGACACCTGGGCGGACTGGTATCGGGACTGGTCTTCATCCTGATTCGGTCGAGGACAGTATCAGGACGGCGCGTAACCGGCTCCTCCGGGGCTACCCTGTGGGCGACTTTAATGAAAAAGCGCCGCCTCCGGAAGAAGCAGAAGGAGATCAACGAGCGCATCGAGGCCAAGCTGATCATCGGTACCCTGCTCGAGAAGATCGCGCGCGGCGGAATGGGCTCGCTCTCCAAGGGCGAGCGGCGGAGGCTCGACTGGGCGCGGCGTCATTATTATCCGGATGATCGTGAAACCATGCACTGA
- a CDS encoding MaoC family dehydratase N-terminal domain-containing protein → MKLDSSFVGTPLKEYRATVDWRATMNYAAAIDDENPLYFDDEGGKAVIAPPMFAVALTWPISERIWEFIEDESFPTDIIKTQVHYTEHLAFHRPVRPGDELTIKGRVAAILPHRAGTVTVIRFDALDRDGQPVFTEHIGAMMRGVECVGEGRGGKDIPLVPSPGDDAPARWERVIRIDRMRPFVYDGCTNIRFPIHTSVAFARMVGLPDIILQGTATLAYAARELADREAGGDSRTIKELSCRFTGMVVPPGDIRVRLTARRDRGGGVDLFFEVHGDGGRVLSNGYARVAG, encoded by the coding sequence ATGAAGCTCGATTCGTCGTTTGTGGGGACCCCGCTGAAGGAATACAGGGCCACCGTGGACTGGCGCGCCACGATGAATTACGCGGCGGCGATCGACGATGAAAACCCGCTGTATTTCGACGATGAGGGCGGCAAGGCCGTCATTGCGCCGCCCATGTTCGCCGTGGCCCTTACGTGGCCGATTTCGGAGCGGATATGGGAATTCATCGAGGACGAATCTTTTCCCACGGACATCATCAAAACGCAGGTGCACTATACCGAGCACCTCGCCTTTCACCGCCCGGTGCGTCCGGGTGACGAGCTGACCATTAAGGGACGGGTCGCGGCCATCCTGCCGCACCGCGCCGGCACGGTCACCGTGATCCGTTTCGACGCGCTGGACCGCGACGGTCAGCCGGTTTTTACCGAGCACATAGGGGCGATGATGCGCGGCGTGGAGTGCGTGGGTGAGGGCCGCGGGGGGAAGGATATTCCGCTTGTGCCGTCGCCCGGGGACGATGCGCCGGCGCGCTGGGAGCGCGTGATACGAATAGACCGCATGCGCCCATTCGTCTATGACGGCTGCACGAACATCCGTTTCCCCATCCATACCTCGGTGGCCTTCGCGCGGATGGTGGGCCTGCCGGATATAATCCTTCAGGGCACGGCGACGCTCGCCTACGCGGCGCGCGAGCTGGCCGACCGGGAGGCGGGCGGCGATTCCCGAACAATAAAGGAGCTCTCATGCCGGTTCACCGGCATGGTGGTCCCGCCGGGGGATATCCGTGTACGGCTGACGGCCAGGCGCGATCGCGGTGGCGGCGTCGACCTCTTCTTCGAGGTGCATGGCGACGGCGGTCGCGTGCTCTCGAACGGCTATGCGCGTGTCGCCGGTTGA
- a CDS encoding HD domain-containing phosphohydrolase — protein sequence MEDVPATSTDQRHAGNRQGSILIVDDEHLVRKVLSRYLVKMGYTIDTAEDGKVAIAKLESEPCDLVLTDLKMPNLDGRELLTMMSEKFPDIPKIVLTGFGTNDDIILALKTGAYDFLTKPIMDFAMLYHAIERALDRKRLNDEKNRYVEQLRQINDIITMLNRGKKTEEIFMMLDASLRKIIPFDRLSLLMIDEETREVVAKLVESDSGARPSGTISFPLSDSSLEDVARRKEVLLISDLGEYLRLHPESRRTKLLLEEGVRSSMIVPIIINNVTRGFLVFNSERANAFNSEHIFFIRSISGQISFSIQRGELLDQLELHTKNLEHLVKVRTHEILKTQKTTIFALSRLAEVRDPETGEHLERIRNFSVLIAQILKYSGNELEITNQYLRDLYDSSILHDIGKVGIPDDILLKPGPLLLVEYEIIKTHATIGYTALKEASRDLGKNSFLNMAMEVTLYHHERYDGGGYPTGRKGPEIPLSARIVTISDIYDALTSKRPYKEAFSHDKSVRIMKEESSRFDPLLFKIFLDNEGEFSRIRKEFS from the coding sequence ATGGAAGACGTTCCAGCGACATCGACAGACCAGCGGCACGCGGGCAACCGTCAGGGGAGCATCCTTATCGTCGACGACGAGCACCTGGTTCGCAAGGTGCTCTCGCGCTACCTCGTCAAGATGGGGTATACGATCGACACGGCCGAGGACGGCAAGGTGGCGATCGCCAAGCTCGAGTCCGAGCCCTGCGATCTGGTGCTCACCGACCTAAAGATGCCGAACCTTGACGGCAGGGAGCTTCTGACGATGATGTCCGAGAAGTTTCCGGACATCCCGAAAATCGTGCTGACGGGCTTCGGCACCAACGACGACATCATCCTCGCGCTCAAGACCGGCGCCTACGATTTCCTCACCAAGCCGATAATGGATTTCGCGATGCTCTACCACGCGATCGAACGGGCGCTCGACCGCAAGCGGCTCAACGACGAAAAAAACCGCTATGTAGAGCAGCTGCGGCAGATAAACGACATCATCACCATGCTCAACCGGGGGAAAAAGACCGAGGAAATCTTCATGATGCTGGACGCATCGCTGCGGAAGATCATCCCCTTTGACCGTCTCTCGCTCCTGATGATCGACGAGGAGACGCGCGAGGTGGTCGCCAAGCTGGTTGAATCGGACAGCGGGGCGAGACCATCGGGCACGATAAGCTTTCCCCTGAGCGATTCATCCCTTGAAGACGTTGCAAGGCGGAAAGAAGTATTGCTCATCAGCGACCTCGGTGAATACCTCCGCCTGCATCCGGAATCGAGGCGCACCAAACTCCTCCTGGAGGAAGGTGTCCGCTCGTCGATGATTGTACCGATCATAATCAACAACGTCACCAGGGGATTCCTCGTGTTCAATTCGGAACGCGCGAACGCCTTCAACAGCGAGCACATCTTCTTCATCAGATCCATATCGGGGCAGATTTCGTTCAGCATCCAGCGGGGCGAGCTCCTCGACCAGCTCGAGCTTCACACGAAAAACCTCGAGCACCTGGTGAAGGTGCGCACCCACGAAATATTGAAAACCCAGAAGACGACTATTTTCGCGCTCAGCAGGCTCGCCGAGGTGCGCGACCCGGAGACCGGCGAGCACCTGGAGCGCATACGAAACTTCAGCGTACTCATCGCGCAGATTTTGAAATACTCCGGCAATGAGCTTGAAATCACCAACCAGTATCTGCGCGACCTGTACGATTCGTCCATTCTCCACGATATAGGCAAGGTCGGCATCCCGGACGACATTCTTCTGAAGCCAGGGCCGCTCTTGCTCGTGGAATACGAGATAATCAAAACCCATGCCACAATCGGCTATACGGCGCTGAAAGAGGCCTCGCGCGACCTGGGGAAGAACTCCTTTCTCAACATGGCCATGGAGGTGACCCTTTACCACCACGAGCGCTATGACGGCGGCGGGTATCCCACCGGGCGGAAGGGGCCGGAGATACCGCTGTCGGCGCGGATCGTCACGATTTCCGATATCTATGACGCACTCACCTCGAAGCGCCCCTACAAGGAGGCTTTCTCCCACGACAAGAGCGTCAGGATCATGAAAGAGGAATCTTCGCGATTCGACCCGCTGCTTTTTAAAATATTTCTTGATAATGAGGGTGAGTTCAGCCGTATTAGAAAGGAATTCAGCTGA
- a CDS encoding phenylacetate--CoA ligase produces the protein MSLFIAPVKISNATRERTMYWNQEIETIDRTGLLKIQLERLKKALEAGAATPFYKKAFAEHGIDPAKITTLDHLKDIPFTTKNDLRVSYPDGMIAVPKRSIVRMHASSGTTGKPTVIFYTMKDVDEWANQVARGMVATGTTPDDVFQNMMGYGLFTGGLGLHYGAEKLGCLVIPMSTGNTLKQIQFIQDFGSTVIHITPSYALHLVEEIRAHGVNPPDLGVKKAYLGAEPYSEGTRDKIQEQFGVNAYNSYGMSEMNGPGVAFECVHKNGMHLWEDYYFAEIIDPDTGENLPDGDEGELVLTHLNREAMPVFRYRTRDLTRFIPEPCPCGRTHRRIGRIKGRTDDMMIVSGVNVFPSQIETVLMNIPEVGNNYQIVLERENNLDRMHIRVELYSKMFHGDIRQLERLKKKMGEALRAIITINPKIELLEPGSLPPSQGKAKRVFDNRSL, from the coding sequence GTGTCGCTGTTTATCGCGCCGGTGAAGATATCTAATGCCACACGGGAACGAACAATGTACTGGAACCAGGAAATCGAAACCATCGACCGCACTGGACTGCTGAAAATACAACTGGAGCGTCTGAAAAAAGCGCTCGAGGCGGGTGCGGCGACCCCGTTTTATAAAAAGGCTTTCGCGGAGCACGGCATAGACCCGGCGAAGATCACCACGCTCGACCATCTGAAAGACATCCCTTTCACCACCAAGAACGATTTGCGCGTAAGCTACCCCGACGGCATGATCGCCGTTCCCAAACGCTCGATCGTGCGCATGCACGCCTCGTCCGGCACCACGGGGAAACCCACGGTCATCTTCTACACCATGAAAGATGTCGATGAATGGGCGAACCAGGTTGCCCGCGGAATGGTCGCCACCGGCACAACCCCCGACGATGTCTTTCAGAACATGATGGGCTACGGCCTCTTTACCGGGGGGCTCGGCCTTCACTACGGCGCCGAAAAGCTGGGGTGCTTGGTGATACCGATGTCGACCGGGAACACCCTTAAACAGATCCAGTTCATCCAGGACTTCGGGAGCACGGTGATACACATCACGCCGAGCTACGCGCTGCACCTGGTGGAGGAAATACGCGCCCACGGCGTCAATCCCCCGGACCTCGGCGTAAAGAAGGCATACCTCGGCGCCGAGCCCTATTCGGAGGGGACGCGAGACAAGATACAGGAGCAGTTCGGTGTAAACGCCTACAACAGCTACGGCATGTCGGAGATGAACGGCCCCGGCGTGGCGTTCGAGTGCGTGCATAAAAACGGCATGCACCTGTGGGAGGATTATTACTTCGCCGAGATCATCGATCCGGATACCGGCGAAAACCTGCCCGACGGCGATGAAGGCGAGCTGGTGCTCACGCATCTAAACCGCGAGGCGATGCCCGTCTTCCGCTACCGCACGCGCGACCTCACCAGGTTCATTCCGGAGCCCTGCCCGTGCGGCAGGACGCACCGCCGCATCGGACGGATAAAGGGGAGGACCGACGACATGATGATCGTCAGCGGCGTGAACGTGTTCCCGTCGCAGATTGAAACCGTTCTCATGAACATTCCCGAGGTGGGGAACAATTATCAGATCGTGCTCGAGCGGGAGAACAACCTGGACAGGATGCACATCAGGGTCGAGCTCTACTCGAAGATGTTCCATGGCGACATAAGGCAGCTCGAGCGGCTGAAAAAGAAGATGGGCGAGGCCCTGCGCGCCATCATCACCATCAATCCGAAGATCGAACTTCTGGAGCCGGGCTCGCTGCCGCCGAGCCAGGGTAAGGCCAAACGGGTATTCGACAACAGGTCTCTCTAA
- a CDS encoding TetR/AcrR family transcriptional regulator → MKKPVKKKASSHRPAAVEAVFPEKLKQRLYPVVLGLFADNDFHQVNIREIYKKSGISPSTIYRYFPSKEDLLFTILDEKIGEIGVLVREHIKGIESMREILRKIFWVTMDYYDRNPGVAVTAFITVPMRAWMKERSYRREDASAILAEVVKRARERGEIDPSIRTSQILDQYYMHCYRQIHLWYFNGMMTKLVDRIPVFFDVLWKTLSPPA, encoded by the coding sequence ATGAAAAAACCGGTAAAAAAAAAGGCGTCGTCGCACCGGCCCGCGGCGGTCGAAGCTGTATTCCCCGAGAAGCTCAAACAGCGGCTCTACCCGGTAGTGCTCGGGCTTTTCGCCGACAATGACTTCCACCAGGTGAACATCCGTGAAATCTATAAAAAATCCGGCATCAGCCCCAGCACCATTTATCGCTATTTTCCATCCAAGGAAGACCTTCTATTTACCATCCTCGACGAAAAGATCGGCGAGATCGGCGTGCTGGTGCGCGAACACATAAAGGGAATAGAGAGCATGCGGGAGATTTTAAGAAAAATCTTCTGGGTGACCATGGATTACTATGACCGTAATCCCGGGGTGGCCGTCACCGCGTTCATTACCGTGCCCATGCGCGCCTGGATGAAGGAGCGCTCGTACAGGCGCGAGGACGCGTCGGCGATATTGGCCGAGGTGGTGAAACGGGCGCGGGAGCGGGGGGAAATCGACCCGTCGATACGCACCTCGCAGATCCTCGACCAGTACTATATGCACTGCTACCGGCAGATCCACCTGTGGTATTTCAACGGCATGATGACGAAGCTGGTCGATCGTATTCCGGTTTTTTTTGATGTGCTGTGGAAAACGCTCAGCCCGCCGGCGTGA
- a CDS encoding class I adenylate-forming enzyme family protein — MNWKKLNLTWHYVEKWAAETPGAEALVFEETRLSWSDFKKNMDLAAKAFIEAGVKKGDRVALLAMARTEFLVTYMAASKIGAMWLGLNPKFTLDELRYQVNDSKPTVLVAVRDFMGNDLSETIRALANECPSIKKLLVIGEPVEGSESYAGYVEKPRKDLDAELEKRSAAVEEHDSALLMYTSGSTGKPKGVVHTHYSIIENIKVEIKKFYFRQGGRALLHFPINHVAADVEIGFAAIMVGGCIVCMDRFDPVASLAMLEKEKLNVLGQVPVMFLLQMMQPGFKDVDWSNIELFAWAGSAAPKAMIEALSAICKKTGASLITGYGSTEVCGFVTYTEKGDNDDVLLSTAGKIAPPFELKIVDNERRELPDGEIGEIAVRGAFMFKEYFNNPAATAEVLDKEGWYYTSDLAFKDKQGYIHITGRKSEMFKTGGENVYPREVEEVIESQDAVLFAAVMGVPDELYQEVGWAFVMPTPGKNVTEEELLVYCKPKLANYKLPKKYFIRPLLPLLANGKVNKLALRDEINEMLKK; from the coding sequence ATGAACTGGAAGAAGCTGAATCTGACCTGGCATTACGTCGAAAAATGGGCCGCCGAAACGCCGGGCGCCGAGGCACTGGTTTTCGAGGAGACGCGGCTTTCCTGGAGCGATTTCAAGAAAAACATGGACCTCGCCGCGAAGGCATTCATCGAGGCGGGTGTGAAAAAGGGCGACCGCGTGGCCCTGCTCGCCATGGCGCGCACGGAATTTCTGGTAACCTATATGGCCGCCAGCAAAATCGGGGCCATGTGGCTGGGGCTCAATCCCAAGTTCACGCTGGACGAGCTGCGCTACCAGGTGAACGATTCGAAACCGACCGTACTGGTGGCGGTGCGCGATTTCATGGGGAACGATCTCTCGGAAACAATCCGCGCTCTTGCGAATGAATGCCCATCAATCAAAAAACTGCTGGTAATCGGAGAACCCGTGGAGGGATCGGAATCTTATGCCGGGTACGTCGAAAAGCCCCGGAAAGACCTTGACGCGGAGCTCGAGAAACGCTCCGCCGCCGTCGAAGAGCACGACAGCGCCCTGCTCATGTACACTTCCGGATCGACAGGGAAGCCCAAGGGCGTGGTGCACACGCATTACAGCATCATCGAGAACATCAAGGTTGAAATCAAAAAATTCTATTTCCGCCAGGGCGGAAGGGCCCTTCTGCATTTTCCCATCAACCATGTCGCCGCCGACGTCGAGATCGGTTTCGCCGCCATCATGGTCGGCGGTTGCATCGTCTGCATGGACCGATTCGATCCGGTGGCGTCTCTTGCGATGCTGGAAAAGGAAAAGCTTAACGTCCTCGGCCAGGTGCCGGTGATGTTCCTGCTTCAGATGATGCAGCCAGGATTCAAGGACGTGGACTGGTCCAATATCGAGCTCTTCGCGTGGGCTGGATCGGCGGCGCCGAAGGCGATGATCGAGGCGCTCTCGGCGATATGTAAAAAAACGGGCGCGAGCCTCATTACCGGTTACGGAAGCACCGAGGTCTGCGGTTTCGTGACCTACACGGAGAAGGGCGACAACGACGATGTTCTTCTGTCCACGGCCGGCAAGATTGCGCCGCCGTTTGAACTGAAGATTGTAGACAACGAGCGCAGGGAGCTTCCCGACGGCGAGATCGGCGAGATCGCGGTGCGCGGGGCCTTTATGTTCAAGGAGTACTTCAACAACCCGGCGGCGACCGCAGAGGTGCTGGATAAAGAAGGCTGGTATTACACGAGCGACCTCGCGTTCAAGGACAAGCAGGGGTACATCCATATAACCGGAAGGAAATCGGAGATGTTCAAGACCGGCGGGGAAAACGTCTACCCGCGCGAGGTGGAAGAGGTGATCGAGTCGCAGGACGCGGTCCTCTTTGCGGCGGTGATGGGTGTTCCCGACGAGCTTTACCAGGAAGTGGGTTGGGCCTTCGTGATGCCGACGCCGGGCAAGAATGTCACCGAGGAGGAGCTGTTGGTTTACTGCAAGCCAAAGCTGGCGAATTACAAGCTGCCCAAGAAGTACTTCATCCGTCCGCTATTGCCGCTTCTGGCCAACGGCAAGGTGAACAAGCTGGCGCTTCGGGACGAGATCAACGAGATGCTGAAAAAATAA
- the hisI gene encoding phosphoribosyl-AMP cyclohydrolase, translated as MIELNFEKSGGLIPAIAQDYKTGEVLMMAFINRESWELTLSTGIVHYWSRSRNKLWKKGESSGNVQEVKEVRVDCDNDCVLFKIDQIGEAACHTGFRSCFYRVVRCDSLIEDCVKVFDPDKVYGDRK; from the coding sequence ATGATTGAACTGAATTTTGAGAAGAGCGGTGGGCTCATTCCCGCCATCGCGCAGGACTATAAAACCGGCGAGGTCCTCATGATGGCCTTTATCAATCGGGAGTCGTGGGAACTCACGCTTTCGACAGGCATCGTTCATTACTGGAGCCGTTCGCGGAACAAGCTGTGGAAGAAGGGCGAGTCCTCCGGCAACGTGCAGGAGGTGAAGGAGGTCCGTGTGGACTGCGACAACGACTGCGTGCTTTTTAAAATCGACCAGATCGGGGAGGCCGCGTGTCATACCGGATTCAGGAGTTGTTTTTACCGGGTTGTAAGGTGTGATTCCCTGATCGAGGACTGCGTGAAGGTTTTCGACCCAGATAAAGTGTACGGAGACAGGAAATGA
- the hisG gene encoding ATP phosphoribosyltransferase, which produces MSDNILKLGIPKGSLENATIELFQKAGWRISVSSRNYFPSIDDTEIHCALIRAQEMARYVESGVLDVGLTGLDWILENRADVEVISDFIYSKVSTRKAKWVLAVPENSSIKTIEDCAGKTISTELVEFTKGYFAERKVPVKVEFSWGATEAKVVEGLVDAIVEVTETGSTIRAHGLKIIHTLLETNTKLIANRKVMTDPWKRDKVNHIAMLLRGALNAENLVGIKMNVPKGNIDSVVRLIPSITAPTVAELYKVEWLSVESVIGEDVVRELIPRLIEAGADGIIEYPLNKVVGKKDIVL; this is translated from the coding sequence ATGAGCGATAATATACTGAAGCTCGGCATACCCAAGGGCAGCCTTGAGAACGCGACCATAGAGCTGTTCCAGAAGGCCGGCTGGAGGATATCGGTCTCGTCGCGAAATTATTTTCCCTCAATCGATGACACGGAAATCCACTGCGCCCTCATCCGCGCGCAGGAGATGGCGCGCTACGTCGAGAGCGGCGTGCTGGATGTGGGTCTGACCGGTCTGGACTGGATACTGGAGAACAGGGCCGATGTCGAGGTGATCTCGGACTTCATCTACTCCAAGGTGAGCACGCGAAAAGCTAAATGGGTGCTCGCGGTCCCGGAAAATTCGTCCATTAAAACGATCGAGGACTGCGCCGGGAAGACGATTTCGACCGAGCTCGTGGAGTTCACGAAGGGTTATTTCGCGGAGCGTAAGGTCCCGGTCAAGGTCGAGTTTTCGTGGGGCGCCACCGAGGCCAAGGTGGTGGAGGGGCTTGTGGACGCGATCGTCGAGGTGACGGAGACGGGAAGCACCATTCGGGCGCACGGACTAAAGATCATCCACACGCTCCTCGAGACGAACACCAAGCTCATCGCGAACAGGAAGGTCATGACCGATCCGTGGAAGAGGGACAAGGTAAACCATATCGCCATGCTCCTGCGCGGCGCGCTTAACGCGGAGAACCTGGTGGGGATCAAGATGAACGTCCCCAAGGGCAACATTGACTCGGTCGTGAGGCTCATTCCAAGCATTACCGCGCCGACGGTCGCCGAACTCTACAAGGTCGAGTGGCTTTCCGTGGAGTCGGTCATCGGCGAGGACGTGGTGCGGGAGCTCATACCGCGCCTGATCGAGGCGGGGGCGGACGGTATCATCGAGTATCCGCTCAACAAGGTGGTCGGTAAAAAAGACATCGTTCTTTGA
- a CDS encoding ACT domain-containing protein, with protein sequence MPHQVSVFAENRPGKIERITGVLLKKVIDIRAITISDSGDYGIVKLLVDRPQEAVDALKEDGIAATLRDIVAIRVKDKPGGLYEVASILTKNDVNVEDAYGFIIERKKDAIFVFQVQDVRRTEKLLSEAGFTILSDSELYLL encoded by the coding sequence ATGCCGCACCAGGTATCGGTTTTTGCGGAGAACAGGCCGGGTAAGATCGAGCGGATCACCGGCGTTCTGTTAAAGAAGGTCATTGACATTCGGGCGATCACCATCTCCGACTCGGGGGACTACGGTATCGTGAAGCTCCTTGTAGACCGGCCCCAGGAGGCTGTGGACGCGCTCAAGGAGGACGGGATCGCCGCGACACTCCGCGATATCGTGGCGATACGGGTGAAGGACAAGCCGGGCGGCCTCTACGAGGTTGCGTCGATTCTCACTAAAAACGATGTAAACGTGGAAGACGCATATGGCTTCATCATCGAGCGCAAAAAGGACGCCATCTTCGTCTTCCAGGTGCAGGATGTGAGAAGGACCGAAAAGCTGCTCTCGGAGGCGGGATTCACCATCCTTTCAGACAGCGAGCTCTACCTGCTGTAA